In Neofelis nebulosa isolate mNeoNeb1 chromosome 7, mNeoNeb1.pri, whole genome shotgun sequence, the following proteins share a genomic window:
- the CTXND1 gene encoding cortexin domain-containing 1 protein encodes MEEPTPEPVFVDVDKGLTLACFVFLCLFLVVMIIRCAKVIMDPYSAIPTSTWEEQHLDD; translated from the coding sequence ATGGAGGAGCCCACGCCCGAGCCTGTCTTCGTGGACGTGGACAAAGGGCTGACCCTGGCCTGCTTcgtcttcctctgcctcttcctcgtGGTCATGATCATTCGCTGCGCCAAGGTCATCATGGACCCGTACAGCGCCATCCCCACGTCCACCTGGGAGGAGCAGCACCTGGATGACTGA